Below is a genomic region from Streptantibioticus cattleyicolor NRRL 8057 = DSM 46488.
CCCCGCTGTCGCGGTCGAAGACACGCGGCTCACCGGTCTCGGCGTCCACGGCGACGATCAGCAGGCGGTGTCCGGGCCACCGGTCGGACGGCAGCCGGGAGACGATCACCGCGCGGCGCTCCGCCTCGGGGACGGTCTTCGCCTCCAGCGCGAGCCGGCCGAGGCGGCGGCGCTGGTCCTCGGGGGAGTCGGCGGCCTCGTAGGCGGCGGCGAACGAGGCGGCGAACGCGTCGGCGTCGAACTCCGCGGCGATCTCGGCGGCTTGCAGCGCCGGGTCCACCTGCCGCGCGTACAGCTCCTCCAGGCTCAGCCCGCTGCCGAGCTGGGCGCCCACCGCGGAACCGGCCGACGTGCCGATGACGGTGCCGGCCCGGCTCACGTCGTTGCCCTGGTCCGCCAGCCCCGTCAGGAGACCGGTCGCCCACGCGATCCCGGCCACGCCCCCACCGCCGAGGATCAGGATCCGGTCCGACTCACTCATGTCCCCTCCAGGGCTCGTCACGCCAACTGGTCCGCGGTACACGGACGTCAGGCACAACCACGGGTGCGTCCGTGGTCTTCCCCACGCAACGGGTCGTCCCGGGGCGCCGTCAGGGCAGGTCCAGGCGCCACCTGACCTCTCCGTCGTGCCACTGATCGGTGGGGGTCAGCCCGGCCGCGGCGGCGACCGCGGCGGACGCGGTGTGGTCGGGGTGGATGTGGGCGAGGACCGTACGCACCTCGCGTGCCGTGAGCCAGCCGACCAGCCCGCGGGCCGCCTCGGTGGCGATGCCGCGCCGCTGCCACGAAGTCCCCACCACCCAGGCGACCTCCGCGACGACGCCGTCCTCCCCGCCGGTCACCGTGGCCTGGACGGTGCCGACGAGGCGGTCCGCCTCGGTGAGGCGGACCACCCAGTTGCACCAGGAGACGGTGGGGTCGGGCGAGCCGGCGACCAGTCGTTCGTAGCGGGCACGCAAGGCGTCGGCGGTGGCCGGGGCACCGCCGATGAAGGTGTGCAGATCCGGGTCGGACAGCACCGCGGCCATCTCCTCGGCGTGTTCGACCCGCAGCGGCACGAGGGAGAGCCTGCCGGTCCGGACGGGCTCCGGCGCGAGCGTGGTCATTCGGTGCCGTGCCGTGGGGAGCGGGAACAGGCGCGGGCCGGGGCCCACCGCGGCGCGGGCGGCGCCTTCGTGGGGTCGTCGGCGGCGGAGGTCATCGCGGGCGCTCTCCAGAGGGGGTCGGGTTGTCGTCCGGGAGGAATCCCAGGTCCGCCGTACACCGTCCGACGGACCGGCGGGCCCGCGGACGAGCGGCCTCCCGCGCTCCGGGACGTTGCCGGAACGCGGGAGGCCGGTGACGGGTGTGCGGGCGGATCAGGCCAGGTCGAACCGGTCGAGGTTCATCACCTTGTCCCACGCGGCCACGAAGTCGTGGACGAACTTCTCCTTGGCGTCGTCGCTCGCGTAGACCTCGGCGACGGCGCGCAGTTCGGAGTTGGAGCCGAAGACGAGGTCGACGCGGCTGCCGGTCCACTTGACCTCGCCGGTGGCGGCGTCGCGCCCCTCGAAGGTGGTGGCGTCCTCGGAGACCGGCTTCCACGTCGTGCCCAGGTCGAGCAGGTTGACGAAGAAGTCGTTGGTCAGCGTGCCGGGGGCGGTGGTGAGGACACCGAGGCGGGACCGCTGGGAGTTGGCGCCCAGGACACGCAGGCCGCCGACGAGGACGGTCATCTCGGGGGCGCTGAGGGTCAGCAGGTTGGCCCGGTCGATGAGCAGGTATTCGGCGGGCAGGCGGTTGCCCTTGCCGAGGTAGTTGCGGAACCCGTCGGCCGTGGGCTCCAGCGCCGCGAACGACTCGGTGTCGGTCTGCTCCTGCGAGGCGTCCACCCGGCCCGGGGTGAAGGGCACCTGGACCTCGAAGCCGGCGTCCTTGGCGGCCTTCTCGACGGCGGCGCAGCCGGCGAGCACGATCAGGTCGGCCAGCGAGATCCGCTTGCCGGAGGTCTGCTCGGCGTTGAACGACTGCTGGATCCCCTCCAGGGTGCGCAGGACGCCGGCCAGCTGGTCGGGGTCGTTGACCTCCCAGCCGCGCTGCGGTTCGAGGCGGATGCGCGCACCGTTGGCGCCGCCGCGCTTGTCGCTGCCGCGGAAGGACGAGGCGGAGGCCCACGCGGTGGAGACCAGCTGGGAGACGGAGAGCCCCGAGGCGAGGACGCGTTCCTTGAGGGTGGCGATGTCCCCGGCGTCGACGAGCGGGTGGGTCACCTCGGGGAGCGGGTCCTGCCACAGCAGCGTCTCGGACGGCACCTCGGGGCCGAGGTAGCGCGCGACCGGGCCCATGTCGCGGTGGGTCAGCTTGAACCACGCCTTGGCGAAGGCGTCCGCGAACTCGTCGGGGTGCTCCAGGAAGCGCCGGGAGATCTGCTCGTAGACCGGGTCGAAGCGCAGCGCGAGGTCGGTCGTGAGCATCGCCGGCGCCTGCCGCTCGGACGGGTCGTGGGCGCCCGGGACGGTGCCCGCGCCGGCCCCGTTCTTCGGCCGCCACTGGTTGGCGCCGGCCGGGCTCTTGAACAGCTCCCATTCGTAGCCGAAGAGCGTTTCGAAGAAGCTGTTGTCCCAGGTCGTCGGGGTGGGCGTCCAGGTCACCTCGAGGCCGCTGGTGATCGTGTCGGCGCCCTTGCCGGTGCCGTAGGAGTTCCGCCAGCCCAGGCCCTGCTCCTCCAGCCCGGCGGCCTCGGGGTCGGGGCCGACGTGGTCCGCGGGGCCGGCGCCGTGGGTCTTGCCGAAGGTGTGGCCGCCGGCGATGAGGGCCACCGTCTCCTCGTCGTTCATCGCCATCCGGCGGAACGTCTCGCGGATGTCGCGGGCGGCGGCCAGCGGGTCCGGGTTGCCGTTGGGGCCCTCGGGGTTGACGTAGATCAGGCCCATCTGGACGGCGCCCAGCGGGTTTTCCAGCTCCCGGTCACCGGTGTAGCGCTGGTCGCCGAGCCAGGTGGTCTCGGGGCCCCAGTAGACGTCCTCCTCGGGCTCCCAGACGTCCTCCCGGCCGCCGGCGAAGCCGAAGGTCTCGAACCCCATCGACTCCAGCGCCACGTTGCCGGCCAGGACCAGCAGGTCGGCCCAGGACAGCGCCTTGCCGTACTTCTTCTTCACCGGCCACAGCAGCCGGCGGGCCTTGTCCAGGTTGGCGTTGTCGGGCCAGCTGTTGAGCGGGGCGAAGCGCTGCTGGCCGGCCCCGGCGCCGCCGCGGCCGTCGCTGATCCGGTAGGTGCCCGCGCTGTGCCACGCCATGCGGATGATGAACGGGCCGTAGTGGCCGAAGTCGGCCGGCCACCAGTCCTGCGAGGTCGTCAGAACCTGCGCGATGTCCTGCTTGACCGCCGGCAGGTCGAGGCCGCCGAACGCCGCGGCGTAGTCGAAGTCCGCGCCCAGGGGGTTGGCCACGGCGGGGTTCTTGGCGAGAATCTTCAGATTGAGGCGCTCCGGCCACCACTGACGGTTCCCGCCGCCCTGGGTCGGGTGGAGGGCGCGGTCGTGGGCGACCGGGCAGCCCCCTTCGCCCGCTGCCTTGGGGTCGGTGACGATTGCATCGTGGTTCTCAGTCATGAGAATCCTTCCGGACTACGGACTGGGCGGATCACCGTGCTCAACAACTGCGGGCGGTGGAACGTGCGGGGCGGAACGGGCCGACGCGGCCGACGGCACGGAACGGCCGGGCACGAGGCGGTGGTGGTCCACGCGCCGTCCCCCCGGCCTCGTCCCGCTCCCTTGGCTGTCACCGGAACCGATCCTACGATTGACCAAATCCAAGTCAATATGGCGACCAGAACTGAACGAACTCTTTGGTCCGACCCTGTTGTCCGATGACGCACAGTGAGGCTGGTGGGCATGAGTGACCTGCTGGAACGGCTTCGCGGACGTGGCTGGCGGATGACCGCCCAGCGGCGGGCCGTCGCCGAGGTGCTCGACGGCGACCACGTCCACCTGACCGCGGACGAGGTGCTGGCACGGGCCGCCGCCAGGCTGCCGGAGATATCCCGCGCGACCGTCTACAACACCCTGGGCGAACTGGTCCAGCTCGGTGAGGTGGCCGAGGTGGCCGCCGACGGCCGCGCCAAGCGCTACGACCCCAACGCCCACCGCCCCCACCACCATCTGGTGTGCGCGCGCTGCGGCACGATCCGCGACGTCCACCCCGGCGGCGACCCGCTGGCCGACCTGCCGGCCGGCGAACGGTTCGGCTTCACCGTCCTGGCGGCCGAGGTGACCTACCGCGGCCTGTGCCCGGAGTGCGCCGGCGCGTGACCGCCGCCGGGGGCGCCGCTCACCGGGGCGGAACACCCGCTTCCGTCGGCTGGTTGAGATGCACCCGCCGGGCGGCGAGCCCGGTCAACTGGGGGCACAACCACGACGCCTTGGCGCGCGTGTACACACTCAGGTGCGGCCCGGTCAGCCGGGCCAGCGCCAGCGCCTCCGCCCAGGCGGTGAACGGGACGACCGAGGCGACCGGCCCGACAGGGGTACGCGGCGGGGAACCGGTCGCCCGGCCCAGCAGGACGAGCGGGTACGGCACCCGGGGCACGGCACCGTCCCGTACCGTCCGGTGCCACACGACCTCGACGCCGACGGCCGCCTCAGCGCAGGCGCTGAAGGCGCGACGCTGCCGCCGTTCGGGCAGCGCGGTGACCGGGGTGAACCGCTCGGCGGTGTAGGCGAGTTGCTCCAGGAAGGCCGGGAGCACACTGTCGTGCACCGCCACCGCGGGGGTGGCGGAGCAGGGGCGCCCGGCGCGCGCGAAGCAGGCGCGGAGCGTGCCGCGCACGGCGTCGGGCACCCGCGCGTCGTGCCGGACCACCAGGAGCCCGGGACGGTGCCGCGGGCTCCCCGGCCCGTACCGGCAGCACTGCGGCGCCGGCCCGTCGGCGTGTTCGGCGAGCACCGCGCGGACCGCCGAGGGATCCGCGTCCGCCGGGCCCCGGACGACCAGTTGCCACACGTGGCGCGGCAGCCCGGCCCGGCGAGCGGCGGCGACGACGGCGAGAGCCGGCACCGCGCTGCGCCGGTCCGCCTCGGTGACCACGGCGACCCCGTCGAGCAGCGCGGGCACCACCCCTTCCAGCAGCGAGGCGAGCGGACGGGCGTCGTCCACCCGGGAGAACACCACGGCCGGCCGATCGGCGGACCACCACGCCGTACCCGCACCGCCGCGCCGGGGCCGGACGGCCGCCGTGAGCGAACGCACCACCCGGTCCGCGTTCCGGCACTCGGCCTCGGCATCGGGCGGCCCCAGCCCGGAGGACTCCGGCAGCACGGCGAGGAAGGCGTCCGCACCGCACGCCATCGCCCGGCGCAACCGCCGTGCCCACCGCGCCCGTTGATCCGCCGGCACCCCGCTCCACCGCCCTGCCGCCTCCCGCGCCCGGACGACGGCCGCCCGCGCCTCGCCGGCCGAGGAGACCGGCACCGACAACAGCGGCCGGCCGGAGAAGACACCGGTCACCGGCGGATCCGGCCCGGCCGCCGCCCCCAGACCGCTGAACGCCAGCGCGTCGGCCGCGCACCCGCCGAGCAGCCGTGCCGTGGCCGGATCCGGACACACCTGACGACCCGTCACCGCACACCGCCGCCGACGACGGACACCGGCGCCGCCGCGACCGGCGGCGGAGCCTCCACGCACCAGGAAGGCAGCCGCACCCCGGCGAAACGCAACTGCGCCAGCCGGCTGTGGTAGGCGGCGCCCCGCAGCAGCGCCCCGGCCACCTCCGCCACGCGCCGGTTCTCCGGGGCGCTCCACGCGGTCCCCGCGACCCACGCGTTGAAGGCGCCCATCGCCGGGCCGCACCAGATCTGGAAGTCCGCCTGCCGGGCCGGGTCGCCGCGCGTCGCCCAGCGGGACGACAGCCCCAGGTACCAGCGGAAGACCAGGGCCATCCGCAGCCTGGGGTCGTGCTCGGCGCGCTCGGCCCGTTCCGGATGGTGCCGGCGCAGATAGGCGGCGACGTTGGGCCACATCGCCTCCAGCGGGCGGCGGAAGATCTCACGTTCCAGCCGGGCGCGGTCCGGGGCGGGGATGCCGTCGAGGCAGGCGTGGTCGCGGTAGAGCCGGTGGAGCCAGGCGGCCCGGCCGGGGAAGAGCGTGCCGCGTCTGAGTACCTGGACGTCCACCCCCATCTCGAACATGTCGGCCGACGGCGCCATGACGCAGTCGGTCACCCCGGCCTCCGCCAGCAGCGCCTTGACCGCGGTTGAGGTCCCGGCCTCCACGCACCCCTGGTTGACGGACCCGGTGACGATGTAGTCGGCGCCCAGCGCGAACGCCGCGAAGGCCGCCTGCGGGGTGCCGATGCCGCCCGCGGCCCCGACGCCCACCACCTTGCCGGGCCGTCCGGCGCGCGCCTCGTCGTCGCGCAGCGCGAGGACCAGGGGCAACTGGGTGACCAGCGGGCGGCGGTCGGTGTGGCCGGCGGAGTCGGCCTCCACCGTGATGTCGTCGGCCAGCGGCACCCGGGCGGCGAGCGCGGCCTGTTCGGCGGTGAGGGCACCCTGCCGCTCCAGGACGGCGACCAGTTCGGCCGGGGCGGGCCGGAGGAAGAACGCGGCCGGGCCGGCCTGGGAAACCTTGGCGATCACCTGGTGTCCGGCGTGCACCGTCCCGTCGCGGTCGCGGCGCAGCCCGGTGGCGCGGTAGCGGACCAGGTCGACGGTGGGCGTCATGAACGCCGACGCCTCGATCCTGGTCACCCCGAGCCGCAGGAAGAGGTCGACGGTCTCGCGTTCGGCTCGCGGATCGGCCGGGTTGTGGATGAGGTTGCATGCCCACGGCGCATCGGGCAGCCGCCGGTGGAGCTCGCGCAGGGCCCGTTCGACGCGTACGGTGCGCAGGCCGGCGGCGCCGTACGAGGCGAGGCATCCGGCGTCGGCCAGGGCGACCACCAGGTCCTCGGAGGAGATGCCGCCCGCCATCGACCCGGCCATGTACGGAGCCCGCAGCCGGTGGCGCCGCAGGAACGCGGCCGACCCCAACTGCTGGGCGGCCACCGGCGGTACGGTGGCCAGCACCTGGGCCCCGGAACGGGTGCGCGG
It encodes:
- a CDS encoding aldehyde dehydrogenase family protein: MTGRQVCPDPATARLLGGCAADALAFSGLGAAAGPDPPVTGVFSGRPLLSVPVSSAGEARAAVVRAREAAGRWSGVPADQRARWARRLRRAMACGADAFLAVLPESSGLGPPDAEAECRNADRVVRSLTAAVRPRRGGAGTAWWSADRPAVVFSRVDDARPLASLLEGVVPALLDGVAVVTEADRRSAVPALAVVAAARRAGLPRHVWQLVVRGPADADPSAVRAVLAEHADGPAPQCCRYGPGSPRHRPGLLVVRHDARVPDAVRGTLRACFARAGRPCSATPAVAVHDSVLPAFLEQLAYTAERFTPVTALPERRQRRAFSACAEAAVGVEVVWHRTVRDGAVPRVPYPLVLLGRATGSPPRTPVGPVASVVPFTAWAEALALARLTGPHLSVYTRAKASWLCPQLTGLAARRVHLNQPTEAGVPPR
- a CDS encoding Fur family transcriptional regulator, with amino-acid sequence MSDLLERLRGRGWRMTAQRRAVAEVLDGDHVHLTADEVLARAAARLPEISRATVYNTLGELVQLGEVAEVAADGRAKRYDPNAHRPHHHLVCARCGTIRDVHPGGDPLADLPAGERFGFTVLAAEVTYRGLCPECAGA
- a CDS encoding patatin-like phospholipase family protein, with translation MSESDRILILGGGGVAGIAWATGLLTGLADQGNDVSRAGTVIGTSAGSAVGAQLGSGLSLEELYARQVDPALQAAEIAAEFDADAFAASFAAAYEAADSPEDQRRRLGRLALEAKTVPEAERRAVIVSRLPSDRWPGHRLLIVAVDAETGEPRVFDRDSGVDLVDAVTASCAVPGIWPAATVRGRRYTDGGVLTIDNAELALGRGARRVVAVLPMDPENLPRPSGTFADVVGKLRAEGAEVAVFTPDEASLAAMGTNALDPATRAPAAEAGRAQGRAAVLPW
- a CDS encoding PfaD family polyunsaturated fatty acid/polyketide biosynthesis protein, whose translation is MTTVRFDRAGIRDAVAALDRPCYVVLADGRVGVGDEPPRTRSGAQVLATVPPVAAQQLGSAAFLRRHRLRAPYMAGSMAGGISSEDLVVALADAGCLASYGAAGLRTVRVERALRELHRRLPDAPWACNLIHNPADPRAERETVDLFLRLGVTRIEASAFMTPTVDLVRYRATGLRRDRDGTVHAGHQVIAKVSQAGPAAFFLRPAPAELVAVLERQGALTAEQAALAARVPLADDITVEADSAGHTDRRPLVTQLPLVLALRDDEARAGRPGKVVGVGAAGGIGTPQAAFAAFALGADYIVTGSVNQGCVEAGTSTAVKALLAEAGVTDCVMAPSADMFEMGVDVQVLRRGTLFPGRAAWLHRLYRDHACLDGIPAPDRARLEREIFRRPLEAMWPNVAAYLRRHHPERAERAEHDPRLRMALVFRWYLGLSSRWATRGDPARQADFQIWCGPAMGAFNAWVAGTAWSAPENRRVAEVAGALLRGAAYHSRLAQLRFAGVRLPSWCVEAPPPVAAAPVSVVGGGVR
- the katG gene encoding catalase/peroxidase HPI; translated protein: MTENHDAIVTDPKAAGEGGCPVAHDRALHPTQGGGNRQWWPERLNLKILAKNPAVANPLGADFDYAAAFGGLDLPAVKQDIAQVLTTSQDWWPADFGHYGPFIIRMAWHSAGTYRISDGRGGAGAGQQRFAPLNSWPDNANLDKARRLLWPVKKKYGKALSWADLLVLAGNVALESMGFETFGFAGGREDVWEPEEDVYWGPETTWLGDQRYTGDRELENPLGAVQMGLIYVNPEGPNGNPDPLAAARDIRETFRRMAMNDEETVALIAGGHTFGKTHGAGPADHVGPDPEAAGLEEQGLGWRNSYGTGKGADTITSGLEVTWTPTPTTWDNSFFETLFGYEWELFKSPAGANQWRPKNGAGAGTVPGAHDPSERQAPAMLTTDLALRFDPVYEQISRRFLEHPDEFADAFAKAWFKLTHRDMGPVARYLGPEVPSETLLWQDPLPEVTHPLVDAGDIATLKERVLASGLSVSQLVSTAWASASSFRGSDKRGGANGARIRLEPQRGWEVNDPDQLAGVLRTLEGIQQSFNAEQTSGKRISLADLIVLAGCAAVEKAAKDAGFEVQVPFTPGRVDASQEQTDTESFAALEPTADGFRNYLGKGNRLPAEYLLIDRANLLTLSAPEMTVLVGGLRVLGANSQRSRLGVLTTAPGTLTNDFFVNLLDLGTTWKPVSEDATTFEGRDAATGEVKWTGSRVDLVFGSNSELRAVAEVYASDDAKEKFVHDFVAAWDKVMNLDRFDLA
- a CDS encoding GNAT family N-acetyltransferase, with the translated sequence MTTLAPEPVRTGRLSLVPLRVEHAEEMAAVLSDPDLHTFIGGAPATADALRARYERLVAGSPDPTVSWCNWVVRLTEADRLVGTVQATVTGGEDGVVAEVAWVVGTSWQRRGIATEAARGLVGWLTAREVRTVLAHIHPDHTASAAVAAAAGLTPTDQWHDGEVRWRLDLP